TTGAAAAGATTACCTaagcccatcagtttgccaGTCGAAAGGGTTTAAAAAAACCAAGTGTTAGAATCGAAGAAGACTTGATACGAATTTTCTTTGCAAACTCTGGAGACAAAAATGAgattaaactaaaattttgagacataaaggacattttgAAGGATGATATGAGGGCTAAGATTGAATGTTCATGAGTGACACTTTCATTTGGTAATTACACAGAAACAAGAAGGTTAAAGTTCTTATGCatacttgaaaaaaaatcatttattgcaGATTATATGATCACTAGTTCCTGAGTCAATTATCTATGCCTttcttaaaatataatttaccaGGTAGTGAAAGGTACTTGGGAAACTCTCTCCTTTATTGAAAGTGTCCAACTTTTGTAATGGTTGCATCAGTTATTTATATTGCCCATATGTAATGGGTTGATTAGTATTTTGAGTAATGAGGCCAATGACTTGGTAAGTTGCAGaaaattccttcttcttccctttttctttgggcttttcatgcaatttccaacaattatcaATTGTATTATGCGGACGCTTgtaatatttgtaaaataattcACCTTTCCCCTTTGAATTAGTGACAAAAATTTGGTCGTCGAATGCTTTAATCACAAACTCATGTCCACTATCCAATCCAACTTAATATTCGACCCTTAGCGAGCCGTCTGATCCGCACATGCAATTTGGATtgttctccctctcccttttaAGGGAACGCAAGTTACTGCCGAACCCCCCTTGTCATTCTCTTTCTTGGCTTAGGGTTTTGATGCCCGACTCTCGTTGTTCATTGCAAGCCACGAGAGGGAGATGTTCTCGCTTTCTCTTGCTTATTTCGACAACGCGAGTTGCTGGCTCTCCTCCTAAACAACCAATTGAAAGATTTGGCCGATTGGTGATGTTGGGTCCATGGCTAGAATTTGCGATTGAAAAGTTAGGTGAGATTCATTCAATATCAAGAGGAATTGAgtggctttttcctttctttcataGATCTGTACCATTTAAGGGCCGTCTCTAGCCCTTTGAGCTTTTCCTCAGCCACTTCAAGATCATGATGAGAGCTTGTTGAAGAAAGATGTGTCCGTCATATTCCCTTACTTGAGCTCACTAAGTTCCtgcatgagaaaaaaatattttcactcaGTCTAATTTACCATACATCTCTTTGATATTTTCCCTCTTGCATCTCACATCCTTCATCGGTGGAAGTCTAGCTGCAACTTTTGGAGATATGTAATTGACAATCCACATACAAATGAGTTGATTGTATTTTCTCTAGTGTCAGGCCAAATGCTTATTGGAGGGAATTGCGATGGCTCTGTCGAGGAAGCCGTCTTTGTCTTCGTCACAAGGGCTCGTCAAAATTCTTGTGACCACTTGATATAGTTCTTTGGCCCGAACAATTGTTGGTTGATAATTCACAATTCTAGTTTGGCAACAGTCGATACAAATAAGGGGTCGCCGAGTTCCGGACAACTGATAATGGCCATGACTAGATACAATAAAAACTCGAGCAAAAATCCCaagtagggatttgttcccataccGGGATTATTTGACCCGATTCCTTGCCCTACATTAAAAAATCATGGGTAGGTATTTGTTCTCATACTCAATTCGTTGCCTCACATTTACTGGATCCGACCCAATTGTCATGCTTGTCCCATTTATGATTGGTGGGCTGCCATTAGGTTGGGTGAAGCTTTGGTAGCCCTGATTTCCTAGTGATGATGCAATTGGGCTTGGCCCAAAATACCATGGATTGGGTTGCATCTAAAAAGATAGCCATTGATAAGGATGGCCTACAATGGGCTAGCTCGAAATGGGCTGCCCCTAGATTTGACTAAGCTTGGAAGGGCTACCAATGCACATGCTGGGTTTGATGAGTTGCTCTTGAGTCTCAAGAATCACAACATATAGGATTAGATCTTGAGTTTCTAAGATTTGTGGTgtaactccttctgagagatgCTCGTCAAAGGCTGATGGCAGATTTTGGGTCAAGGTGGTggtattgaaaaaaattcttttttcgcttgcttctttttccttttcgaaaaactAATTCCTACACTAGAGGATTAACTTTGTTTTGCGGGTTTAGAGCTCTTTGGCAGGCAATAGGTTGACATGGGCAAAAGCTAAATCAAGAGCTTGACTCGCTTTGATACATACcatgaaagaaagcaagaaaaataaggaagaCAAGAAGAAATAGAGACCGAAGAGGGTAGGCTTTAGggaaaattttgtatttctctTCAATAATCCCTAATGTACAAGATTTTGTAGATATAGTACAAGATGTACATAATAATTGAAAGAATGTATTCTATGAATCAATCACAATCTCAATCtaaatctctaattgatttagTGCACAATCAAAATCCAAATGGATTGTGTATCTCGGATCGCATATCTTGAGCATATCTTCCAACGGtgatgaaacttgaaaaaacCTAAATCTAATCATACACATCAAGAAAAAGAACGTCCGATTGTTAGGGCTTGACAGGAAAGGACAAGTCCACGTTGCGCGACTCTGCATTGTTGTCTGGTGTCTCTGTCTCGTGGACTCATACATTGGTGAATTGGGGAGGCATTCCACGTTATGGGCTAAGAAAATAGAACAACGACCGAAAAATTGAGAAAGGAAACAAACAAAAGGAGACAGATTTCCACGTAAGcgacaaatttatcatcaagAAATCATGAATGACGCTTTCAAATAGTTGTCGACGCTAATAACCAAGTTGTCATTACAGACTGCATCAATTTTCCCTGGAAATTGCCCATTGATTAAGATTCCCTGCACTGGTCCCAAACTTCAATAGCAAAAGGGGCCAAACATCAGACAATGAACACGCAAACTTCACAATCAAACACATACGCTCATCGCCGGACCTCTGCTGTTAGCCACCTCTGCTCACCACTGAAGTAGCACCGGCTTTGCGGGTCACCGTGCACCATTCACGACCACCAGTTATCCCACATCCACAATCACAAAACAACGAAACTCAAACAAACAAGATATCAGTATCCTTTGTAAATCTAAAAATCGGACGATCCCCCATCTATCAATATCGAGTACTGGAACATCATCTTCAGCTATCACCAAATCGCCACCTCCTCCATCCATTGGCCTCCCGATACCGGAGTCTCAGAACCACTGGACGTACACGAAATGGTAAGAACTACCGAGGAAACTCCAAGCGTTTCAAGAGCTCTGTAAATCACCCATCTTTCTTTCTATGACgattaaaattttttacaaaGAAGGATCAAAATCCTTACcgtgttttctatttttttacttttaatttaaaattttcactatttctcttcttctcatgCAAGGGACGCGCtcgttcctctctctcccccttccccctttttctctGTGTATTCAACTCTTGAATGCACTTATATGGTagagttcattcattttttccccTTACATCGACAATTGAGCTAATAAATTTCCACAATAAATTCTTCAGTTTGCACTCGTATATTACGTTTTCCAAATATAGGAAACAATCGGGATTTTATCTCCATTTTTATACCTCCAAGATGAACCAAAACATTCATTATTGTCAGTGTGCCCTTTAATATAGCATAGTAAAAGGACcttcaaataaaatgaaatggtttCTTTTCTATATAGTTTATTTTGAAATGGAATTCTAAAATCAATGGAAAGATTAACTTTTCCAGGGTTTTAGTAAAGAACTAAAGAGCAATTATTAGAAACATCAGACTTAAAAAAATGTAGATCGAAGTTTCCAATTTGTGTGTTGATTCTTAATAAtctagaaaattgaaaaattttattgaCCCCAGCCAACAATTGTAAAATCTTAATCTTTGGACTGATCTGTGGTTTTACATCGAAGATACTCTAATACTTCCTATCACGTGTAGCTTAGATTTTGGCTTAGAATTAAAGCGTGGAAACATTTACATAAGAGGGTAAggtttggaaaaaaatgagcTCATGACCCCAACTCTGATACTACGAAAAACTTTGTGAACCACAACCAATTGCTCTAAAAGTTCAACTCATTTAAATATGCTAACACTCTTACTCATGCCCTGGCCAAACTTTGGCTTATGCTCTAATACCATAAAAGTTTTGCAGGATCAtaattaattgttttaaaagtttttagtttttagaCTATAGTAATGATATTAATATTTACATACTCcatcaaaaatttattaatacatactttatcaaaattttACTCTTTGGAATATGCTTTTGTACTATAAATAGAGTaagaataagttttttttttttttttttaccatggaACCGCTTGCTGCCGATAGCAACTACGTGTAAACCATGGGGTGCTAGCGCAAGGACCCACCTCCCACACATCCCCACTTTAGTCGTGCATTATGACGAGTTGGGGAATCGAACCCGGCCTTGAGTAACAAGAAGTTTATCTTTACATACTTGCCAAATCCCAGCAAGGGTGACCTTGCCTAAGGCCCTTTGGCTGGTTGCTGCTCTTCACCAAGGCTCAGTGACcagcaaaggaagaaagaggaaaaaaagaaactaaaaatttataaaagcttgctaaaattaataaaaaaaaattcaatgttagtgtccacgtcaataatttccgaccaaaattgatatgatggattatgttagtaattttcttttaaattgtaggactaaattaaaataagtgCAATAGGCTCAGAATTGTTAttataattttccatgaaacttGAGGGGAAGTGTGTTAATAGTTAAAGAATTTAGGTGAAGTGTATATGGGACCAAACACATCCCGTTTCAAATTGATATTGACCACaagaatttgtgtttttcatgagaATTTCAAgactctcctcctcctccgcgtCCTTTGACTTTTTATTCGCCTTCGTTTTCACTTCCTTTGGAAACATTATCGGTATGATTGTGGTCGGTTCGTGGCGGTGGGGATAAGCATAACAGCAAAAGGGTGAAGACGTGGTCGGTGCAATTAAGacaggaataaaaaaaaaagcgtttAATATCTCAAACTATTGAGGATTCCTAAGctctaatataaaaatttagcaAGTAACAATCCCAAAAATGTATTAAAAAAGAGggaaatcaaggaagaaaggATGTGGTATAATGGaacaataatagaaaaatgAGACTTTCATTAAATCTCGCCatgacatttttcattaatcatGGGGATTCCCTATGGAGATAATGACAACCTGACTcagcaggaaaaaaaataaaaataagacgaaGAATTACCAACTTAATCAAGCTCCAAAACACTCCTAAACTCCTTTCCTGCCAAATTCAAAATTACAATGGAGGGGGTCTCCTCTCAAAATCTACCCTTCTTATAAGAAACAccttctcttctcctccttttctgGGGCATCACCCCAATACAAAACTTAAAACTACCACCGGTCGATCACTGTATCTACAATAGAAATCGGTTGCTCAAGGCAGTGCGAAGATTTTGGAGCCTTTCTTTCGAGATCTTTCTTGTTCAGTCACATGTAATGGCCTTGGACTTGTCGAGGATCGACCACATCACCTGAACATCCTCGTAAGCGCAGGCCATCACGTCGCCCTGCAAGTTCGTCATGTTCACTCGCTTCCCGTGCTCTGCAAGACAAACGAAATGCCCCGAGAAACGTATCAGTATACAGATCATACGAAAGCACTGTCTTTTCTCATTTCTAGGGCGTATGGATTTAGATGAGATGGGGATCGAGATGGTGTGAAAACGGACAGACCTTGGCGGGGCTTCTTGTCTCGGGAGGGGCTCTGGTTGAAGAAAGTGCGGGCTTTCCGGAATGGGGACGAGATGGTTTTCTTCCATGAAGCCATTTTTAGGGTTTCTGAGGCTGGTGCtgtcgctgctgctgctgctgctgctgccatGCTTGTGCTCTCTTGGGTTCTCTGTTTGGTGATTTCTGCGGCAAGTCGCGAAGGCTGAAGTCCCAAGGCTTGGTCTCGGAGAAGTTTAAATAAGAACACAACACAAGcgaaagatagagagagacaaGATCCGTGAGACGAGCTAATCAATAGTCACTTGCTTTACAATAAAAAAGTTGGGTCAACCGCAGATGGCACATGGTGCACGCTTCCACACACAGCCCTACACGTGAATCCCTCCTATCTTCGTCTTGAATATGAAGTTTTCTGatgaattaaagaaagagataatGAAGATACGAGAAGCATGTTGTTCTGTGTCATGAAAGATACATGCAGAATTGACAATGGAGGTTGTTTctagttttaaacatttaaaatggggatttcattttatttttatttttatttttgctttaaGGGGGAAAGAGTGCCCCAGGGGGTGCTCACGATGTCGTCAATTGTAGACAATTTGATCAATTAACAACATCACATCAATTGGCGCTCGAGATATCATAAAGTGCTTTCATCCTTCAAATACTTTCTCATAaagatgaatattttctttataatatcTTGATTTGCACTTCAATTGTATTAGAATCATCTCTATTGTTATCGAAAAATTTCATCAATGAGCCTTCTAAGTTGGAAAACTAGATGtttgtttgaaacaaaaacgaTTCTATATTGTGCTAGATAGATGCAATCATTCAGTTGAAAAGTCGTAAGTACATACGAACACGACATTCCGATCAATGCCAAGTCAATTGCTATGTGTTAAGAGTACATACTTGTGTGAACtatatttgacaaatttctCTAAACAAGGTTATATGATATTAGATGGTTTCTTTCCCATTTTAGTTAATTGTCAACGAGTTGAAACTGCACATATAAACAAAGTTTGCAGATAAATGAATTGATGAAACAATCTTCACAAcctaatttttgtccttggtaaACCTCTCTCTTTCAAGTGTCAAGTGTTCCATGATAAAATTGCCTTTCCAACCGATAACTTGTCTCATGCGCAAAATTTAAATTGTACTTCTCTCCCTGAAGTGATGAAATGAGCAATTTCTTGACTCAGTATAATTGAGATTCGTTAGCTGAAGTTGACTATTTCTAGCTTGTAATTATTCTAAGACTCACGGCATGAAAAGTCTATGCTGGAACGAAAGTACACTAGGAAGTTTAGTAGCCTCATCACTCCCTTTTAATTCAATCTCCATTAGCCAAGCAGAAAAATCTTGTGGGGGAACAACATTTATGTTGTAGAAGCACCAAGAGCTACTGCACTACACGCACGACCGATAACATGACCAACTTCAGCCATGCAAGCTTCATATGCCTCTCAACTCGTATGTCCTATCTCAATCGTGTCCgttttcataaaagaattctTGCAAAACTAGACATGCAATGGCCTAATGAAGAATAAGATTTTACTCACAGTTTGTATGCTTGGTCTCTATTAATAATGCCATATATATTACTTCGAATTTCGAATCAATAATTTACACGAGGCGTGTGATGCGCCCATGATTTACAGCCATTTCAATAAGGGGGACGTGTATACGTTGGTCCCCCAAAAAAGGGGAGGGAGCCGAATATTCGATTTAAGACCATGACTTAAATACGaaacatcaaataaaataataacaaagtGGACCTCTCGCTTCGTGGGCgggaaattatttaaataaatttctgaaatacacaaaaaaagaaaatacattagCAGTAAGATCGAGAAGAAATACTTAATGGTGCGGTGATTTTAATCATAAGGTCGACAATAAAATAACGAAGCAAGAATAAAGTCCGAGTCAGCGTCTTGCAtccggatttttttttctttttttattgaagaatatttctttatttgtttttattttttttgggggggcctTCCTCAAAAAACGAAATTGGATAGGTTTGAACACATCGAAAGAAGTGAGGTTTAATCAATATGGAAAAACAGTGCATCCCCCCTTATCCTTTTTTTcgtactttaatttttttatccaaaatttataaTGCCATTTCGCGTCCAGAGATAAGTATCTGACGTAGGGTTAGTGATAAATAATTATGGTTCCCGTCTTCTAGAGAATAATTCGTATATTTTAAATGACCATAGGATATGAACGCGATATTTATAACTAGGGTTTCACATGTAGTCAAATTTGGACGCTGTGGACGGTTGATTGAATGGTCGGTTTGGTTGGTTAGTTTGTGGAGATATTtgtccattttatttatttttttacatgtgACAACTTTgaacaaataaatagaaattctTTCACaggtttaaatttaaataaataaaacccaCTTGCCACTTAGTTTTGAGGGTTTGTATTAGGATTATTCGATGCATCCGACATTTCTTTCCTATGTTCGTCGAAGTGAGACTTTTGCTTCATTTCCCCACGTGGTAGTGGCCGAATTTGATCAATAATTTATGTATAGATTTTTGTTAATGAGCTGGTGCTTGCTAGCTGTTTTTGTATTTGTCAAGAATATGTAGAGGACTAAATTACTAATTGTAATAATTATTTGCGGGTTCTAAGAATATCACAGATAAAAGGGTTGCTAATGTCTTCAACAAGTAATTCTATTGTTATAGATAGAAAACGAGATTTATAATGAGGATTTCTGGTTAAGAAAAGGCTGAATATTTATATTGTAGGGATCATATTGGTTGTGTTAGTGATCAAGGGAGCAGTTCGATACATCATCATTTAGCTTTATCTAAGGAATACCCATATGCAAATGtcaagaaaagattaaaaaatgcCTCTGGTCAACTTGTTGGGGTCAAAAAGACCTAGCCGCTATGTTTATCAGTAGAATTACCTTTCAATTTCGTAGAATAATGagaatttcaataattcatgaaTGGAATCTAATTGAAGTTTTTAATCCCATCACGTAACACACTAAGGCATGTCTGCTATGAGTTATAaagcaaattgatttttttttttttttttttctgatataTCTCCAAGAGTCTATCTTACAATTGACACATGGACCTCTTATGCAGTTCGAGTAAAAGCCTACCCCACCCAAGCAAATGACACCCCTATCATGCATTGTAAGAACGTGAATCATCACTTGCTCACTGACAAATTAGAGAAATGGAGAAGACGCATGACGAATCCAGCCTCTCCCGATTGAAGATGTGCGACTATTGAATATGAGTGGCTACTTTTGGTTAGGGGTGTtaggaaccgaaccgaaccaaaccgaaaaattcaattttttcggTTATGCTCGGTTCTCGGTTCGAAtctcattaaaaattaatatttttttattggtttgatttttattagttaaccaaaccgaaccgaaccgaaccacaaACCGATAAAATCAAGCACCACCACCAGTTATGAATCCCACAAGGGCCATGACGGAGCCTCCCCCCCGCCATTGCCCCTGCCCCAGTTCCAGCCACCGCAGCGCCCCACCGCCGCACCTGCGACCACCACCGCCACCCGGACGAACACTAGCACTTCATCAACTTCTGCCCCTCATGCCTCTGCAAGCGCCTCGCCGTCTTGgaaccctcctcctcctcctcctccaagccCCGCCCCTGGCGTTCGCCTCGGCCTTCCTACCGGAGCTCCGGCACACCAAGTCGTTCTCGGCGTCCAAGAACAAGGGTTTCTTCTCCCGCATTTTCAAGCCGTAGAGGAAGTCCTGCGACGTCAGGGTCCGGAGCACGCTCTGCACGCTCTTCAGCCTCGACAACGACCGGAACCCGTCGAAGTGGAACTTGACCCGGAGCAGCAACTCGGAGGGCGTTCAGGCTAAGAACTTGGGCTCGGCCAGCGTTCGGGGTCCGGTCCACGAgtccaaagaagaagaggacgcgGGAGCAGGAAGCGATTACCAGCAGAGCAAGGAGTACATCGTGcaaaaagatgaagaggaagaggaagacgaCGATATTAGGGCTTGGGAAGAGCCCAATGTAGCACCCGCTGTTGTCGAAAATAGAGTGCAAGAGATCGTGGACCGGTTGTGGATTTCGGCGACTGGGCTGGggaatttttgtgaattttcaaaaaaaaaaaaaaaaccaaaaatcagaagctaaaacccaaaattcgaaaaatcgaaccgaactgAAATTTTAGTTCTGTTCGTATTTGGTTCAGGTCTTATTCGATTCGATTTGGAAGTTTTTTTCTAatgattcggttcggtttggtttttcaaaaaaattgaaccgaATCGAACTGTTAATACCCCTACTTCTGGTGACTTGGGCATTGACACGGTTAGGGATGGAGCGAACGGTATCGTGTTCAGGGTTTGTGGAAGAGACgatagaaattgagaagtgtGGGGAGATGAGCGACGATTGAGTGGGTCTTCCAATGGGTAGGGTTGTCACCCAAACCTAACCGAATTTGGCATTACCCACACACTTGAACACTTATCCAAATTGAACTAAGGCCCGACCCGAAAATACCCCAAAGGCAGGTTGGTTCGGGCTAGGGTGGGGCGGGTTGGGCTTTTTCAAAGCTCTAATTATATGGTAGGTTGGCTCTAAAACTTGGAATCAGATTGAGCAAGGTTAGTTCTTCATTTTGTGGAACTAGCTCACCTAATCGTTCAGTTTGGTCAAGTCCCAAAATTGgtgattcctttttcttattattattattattattattattattattattattattattattattattattatttggtgtCTTATATTTTCTACATGTAGGGTTTCTCaacattgaaagaaaaaaataattttctttattaggGTTTGcctcaaaaatatataaataaagatatCTTGGTTAGTCTGGGCAATCCAATTCCTTTTGTGGAATTG
This region of Eucalyptus grandis isolate ANBG69807.140 chromosome 8, ASM1654582v1, whole genome shotgun sequence genomic DNA includes:
- the LOC104457018 gene encoding uncharacterized protein LOC104457018; the protein is MAAAAAAAATAPASETLKMASWKKTISSPFRKARTFFNQSPSRDKKPRQEHGKRVNMTNLQGDVMACAYEDVQVMWSILDKSKAITCD